The nucleotide sequence CAATTGGTTATTTAGTAATCGCTATATTTTTATTAACCAATGGATCGTTTTTATGGGTATTTAAAAGTGAATTTAATGTATTGGATTATGGCTTTGCCGATTTATCGTCCTTTTTCTTTTTAGCACCTTGGATATTGCTTTTTTTAATTCCTGCAGTATGCATGCGAAGTTTTAGTGATGAAAAAAAACAAGGTACTTTAGAACTTTTACTTACTAAACCTATATCACATACCAATATAGTTTTAGAAAAATATTTAGGTGCTTTTGTACTCATTCTTATAGCTTTACTACCAACATTACTTTACGTTTACACGGTTTATCAATTAGGAAATCCTATTGGGAATTTAGACACAGGAAGCACCATTGGATCCTATTTTGGATTGCTATTTCTTATTGCAGCATACACCTCTATTGGCATTTTTGCATCAATCATAACCGATAACCAAATAGTAGCTTTTATTACTGCTATTGCAATTAGTTTTTTCTTTTACTACGGTTTTGATGCTATTGCCGATTTTGTTACAAGCACCTTTGTAGAGCAATTTGGTATGAATTATCATTTTAAAAGCATTGGTCGTGGTGTTATTGACACAAGAGATGTGATATATTTTATAAGTATCACCGTATTTTTTCTAGCGTTAACAGTTGTAAAGGTTAGTAACAGAAAAGTCTATAAAAAAGAGTGGACAGCTTTATCTATACTTCTTTTAGGATTGCTTGTTGCAAATATATTTTCGAATTCAATGTTTAAACGTTTCGATTTAACATCCGATAAACGTTATACACTAAGTGAAGCTTCAAAACAATTAATAAAAGATGTGAATTCCCCAATTATTATTGATGTGTTTTTGGAAGGAGATGGGTTTCCTTCAGAATTTAGACGTTTAAAAACCGAAACACAACAATTATTAGAAGAGTTTGTAAACACAAATAAAAACATCAATTTTGGTTTTATCAATCCCATTGCAGATGAAGCGAATAGAAATATAAATATTCAGCAATTATCTGAAAGAGGCTTGACGCCAATGCAATTAAATGTGCAAGAAAGCGGAAGAACCACTCAAGAAGTTATTTTTCCTTGGGCCTTGGCAAGCTACAACGACCAAACCGTAAAAATTTCACTACTAAAAAATAATATTGGAGCTTCAACCGAAGAAAAAGTAGCCAATTCTATTCAACATTTAGAATATGCCTTTTCGGATGGTTTTAATAAATTAATTAATCCAAGAAGTAAAAAGGTTGCTGTTTTAAAAGGGAATGGTCAATTAGAGAATCGCTATATAGCCGATTTTGTTAAAACCATTGGCCAATACTACTTAACTGCACCTTTTACATTAGATAGCGTTGCGAGTAATCCTCAAAAAGCGCTCAAAGATTTAAAAAATTACGATTTGATTGTATCTGCAAAACCAACAGAAGCGTTTACAGAACAAGAAAAATATGTGCTAGATCAATATGCCATGAATGGTGGAAAAAGTTTATGGTTAGTTGATAAAGTGGCCATGGACAAGGACAGTCTTTATAACGAATCTGGAGTAAGTTTTGCAACAGTTAGAGACTTAAATTTAACCGATTTCTTTTTTAAATATGGTATTCGCATCAATCCTGTTTTGGTAAACGATATGTACTCTGCTCCTATTGCGTTAGCTATTGGTGAAGGTAGTGATGCACAATTTCAACCTGTACAATGGCAATATTCGCCTTTAGCTTCTGGAAATAGTAACCATCCAATAGGCAACAATTTAAACTTGGTGAAGTTTGATTTTGCAAATCAGATTGACACTTTAAAAAATTCAGTTTCAAAAACTGTACTCTTAAAAAGTTCGCCACTTTCTAAGTTAGTTGGTGTACCAAAAGAAATTAGTTTGGAAAGTATTACGCAAGAACCTGACAGGAATACTTATAATAACGGAAATCAAAATCTAGCAGTATTACTAGAAGGTGAATTTACATCGGTTTATAACAATCGTGTAAAGCCTTTTGACTTAAAAGATGATATATCTATTAGCAAGTCTACAAAAATGATTGTCATTGCAGATGGTGATGTTATAAAGAATGAAATAAGACGAAGCGGTCCATTAGAATTAGGTTTTGATGCATGGACTGGACGCATGTATGGAAACAAAGAATTTTTGCTAAATGCTATCAACTATTTATTGGATGACGACGGACTTATAAACATTCGTTCCAAAGAAATTGCAGTTGCTTTTATGGATTCTGAAAAAATTAGTGCACAAAAGCGTAAATGGCAAATTGTAAATATCGCATTACCACTTATTTTGCTAGCGGTTTTTGGCTTTGCTTTCAACTTTATTAGAAAGAAAAAATATGCCACTTAGTTGTTAATAAGTTTGTTTCCAATTTAAGCAGCGATAAGATATATTTGTAATAACTAATTATACGAAAGATATACATGAAATTTATAGTATCAAGTACCTACTTACTTAAACAGTTACAAGTTTTAGGAGGCGTTATTAATAGCTCGAATACCTTACCTATTTTAGATAATTTTTTGTTTGAACTTAACAATTCTAAGTTAACAGTTTCTGCTAGTGACCTTGAAACTACGATGTCATCAACAATAAATGTTGAAAGCGATAGTGAAGGGAGCGTAGCAATACCTGCAAAATTATTACTAGATACTTTAAAAACATTTCCTGAGCAACCATTAACTTTTGTTGTTGAAGAGAATAATACAGTTGAAATAAGTTCTAACCACGGTAAATATGCGTTAGCGTATGCCAATGGAGAAGAATTCCCAAAAGCAGTAGCTCTTGAAAATCCGAGTGCTACAACACTTTCTGGAGATGTACTAGCTACAGCAATTTCAAAAACTATTTTCGCTGCAGGAAATGACGATTTAAGACCTGTGATGAGTGGTGTATTCTTTCAGTTTTCAACAGATAGTTTAACTTTTGTTGCAACTGATGCTCATAAATTAGTTAAATATACACGCAGTGATGTATCTGCCAATGAAACAGCAGAATTCATTATGCCAAAAAAACCTTTGAATCTTTTAAAAGGAATTTTATCTGGAAGCGACGAAGATGTGCTAATTGAATATAACGATTCTAACGCTAAATTCACGTTTGATAGTTCTGTGTTAATTTGTCGTTTAATTGATGGAAAATACCCTAATTACGAGGCTGTAATACCAAAAGAGAATCCAAACAAATTAACGATAGATAGAACACAGTTTTTAAACTCTGTAAAACGTGTATCAATTTTCTCAAATAAAACGACACACCAAATTAGATTAAAGATAGCTGGTGCAGAATTAAATATATCTGCTGAAGATATTGACTACAGTAACAAAGCCGAAGAGCGCCTTACTTGCGATTACCAAGGTGATGATATGCAAATTGGCTTTAACTCTCGCTTTTTAAGCGAAATGTTAGGTAACCTTAGCGCAAGTGAAGTACAGCTAGAAATGAGCTTACCAAATAGAGCTGGAATTTTAACGCCAATTGATGGCTTAGATGAAGGTGAAAATGTCACTATGTTGGTAATGCCTGTGATGTTGAATAACTAATCGAACATAAATAAAAATCAAAAAAAAGCAATAACTTAGTTATTGCTTTTTTTATACCTTAAATGAATTTAAAGAATCTAAAACAAGTTTTTAATTAAATAGTTTAATACTATTATCTGATATTTTTTTTTCATAAATGTAAGGGACTTCTATAATAAATGGCTTTTTTAAAACTCCATGCTCTCTATCTTGTATTCTATTATCTTGAATTATTGTCATTGCTTCAAAATATGTATTATAATTTAAGCCTCTTCTTGTCTTTACAAACAATAAATCATTATTAAAAGTAATTTTATTTATTAACTCTAGATTTTCAAACTTTTGAAGCTTTGAGTTATAAATAAATGCTGACTTTGAAACTATTTCCAAAGAATTATAACTTAGTTCTTCCAAAATATTTTTTGCATAAGCAATATTATTATCAAAAAAATCACCTGCAAAATTATGTTGCCAAACAGTATTAATAGGCCAAACCCAACCTTCTAAAGTTGGAATTGTTGATTCTCCAGTGTACTCTTTAGAAGTATATATGATTTTGGGACCATATACCCAATCTGTATCCTTATATTTAGTTGCCGACATTGCTGACCCATTAATATAAAAAGATAAGCAATTTTCTGTTTTATAACCGTCACTTTTATAATGCAAAAAGCCATTCCAAACCTTTCCAATTTCATGTCTAATTCTTTCAATATATGCATAAGATAATTCTTTGTCTGCATATATAATTATGTTTGAAACTGCATTTAACTTGGGCTGTCTTTCCTCTTCCAGTATAGAACTAGCTATTTGGTCCCAAAACCTTATTCTCTTATGATTAAAAAACATCTCTTTTTCTTTAGTATAATGAATAGTGTAATGGTTTTTATTAAGATCAAATTTGTTAACACCACCAATAGGTAATGTTATTGAATCATATTGAGCTAAGCAAAAACTATAACTCAAAAGTGTTGTTATCAATATACTTTTAAACATT is from Pontimicrobium sp. SW4 and encodes:
- the gldG gene encoding gliding motility-associated ABC transporter substrate-binding protein GldG yields the protein MFAILKKEIQSFFTSPIGYLVIAIFLLTNGSFLWVFKSEFNVLDYGFADLSSFFFLAPWILLFLIPAVCMRSFSDEKKQGTLELLLTKPISHTNIVLEKYLGAFVLILIALLPTLLYVYTVYQLGNPIGNLDTGSTIGSYFGLLFLIAAYTSIGIFASIITDNQIVAFITAIAISFFFYYGFDAIADFVTSTFVEQFGMNYHFKSIGRGVIDTRDVIYFISITVFFLALTVVKVSNRKVYKKEWTALSILLLGLLVANIFSNSMFKRFDLTSDKRYTLSEASKQLIKDVNSPIIIDVFLEGDGFPSEFRRLKTETQQLLEEFVNTNKNINFGFINPIADEANRNINIQQLSERGLTPMQLNVQESGRTTQEVIFPWALASYNDQTVKISLLKNNIGASTEEKVANSIQHLEYAFSDGFNKLINPRSKKVAVLKGNGQLENRYIADFVKTIGQYYLTAPFTLDSVASNPQKALKDLKNYDLIVSAKPTEAFTEQEKYVLDQYAMNGGKSLWLVDKVAMDKDSLYNESGVSFATVRDLNLTDFFFKYGIRINPVLVNDMYSAPIALAIGEGSDAQFQPVQWQYSPLASGNSNHPIGNNLNLVKFDFANQIDTLKNSVSKTVLLKSSPLSKLVGVPKEISLESITQEPDRNTYNNGNQNLAVLLEGEFTSVYNNRVKPFDLKDDISISKSTKMIVIADGDVIKNEIRRSGPLELGFDAWTGRMYGNKEFLLNAINYLLDDDGLINIRSKEIAVAFMDSEKISAQKRKWQIVNIALPLILLAVFGFAFNFIRKKKYAT
- the dnaN gene encoding DNA polymerase III subunit beta → MKFIVSSTYLLKQLQVLGGVINSSNTLPILDNFLFELNNSKLTVSASDLETTMSSTINVESDSEGSVAIPAKLLLDTLKTFPEQPLTFVVEENNTVEISSNHGKYALAYANGEEFPKAVALENPSATTLSGDVLATAISKTIFAAGNDDLRPVMSGVFFQFSTDSLTFVATDAHKLVKYTRSDVSANETAEFIMPKKPLNLLKGILSGSDEDVLIEYNDSNAKFTFDSSVLICRLIDGKYPNYEAVIPKENPNKLTIDRTQFLNSVKRVSIFSNKTTHQIRLKIAGAELNISAEDIDYSNKAEERLTCDYQGDDMQIGFNSRFLSEMLGNLSASEVQLEMSLPNRAGILTPIDGLDEGENVTMLVMPVMLNN